A single Cyprinus carpio isolate SPL01 chromosome A6, ASM1834038v1, whole genome shotgun sequence DNA region contains:
- the LOC109082340 gene encoding RNA-binding protein 26-like isoform X1 codes for MIIENLEALKTWLSKTLEPIRCDADPSALAKYVVALVKKDKSEKELKALCIDQLDVFLQKETQTFVDKLFEAVNAKSYLPQPEQPTSARTETQQRTEKDESKRDEQPSRDEDREKKFSRRINHSPPSSSRYSRDSRRVDDRKKEDRSRKREYDRNPPRRDSYRERYNRRRERSRSYSRSRSRSWSKDRTRERDRDRERDRTRSRSHSQSRCRSRSRERDSGKPKYEHSRPERQEAVTTDGYTATPLTPGSSSALFPVPTLSSTITVIAPTHHGNNTTESWSEFPQDHTPFGRGGPPRKRCRNYDEKGFCMRGDMCPFDHGSDPVVVEDVNLPSMLPFQPPPLPGVDGPPPPGLPPPHSLLTPPVNLRPPVPPPGTMPPSLPPVAGPPPPLPALQPSGMDAPPNSITSSVPTIVTSGVRPPLSQPPPPLFTSDSFEPEVYNPEAPSMTSRPMYRHRVNAQRPNLIGLTMGEVDLPPREKMSNTNSARIVLESDSRKRGAGLHDGAIPAKKPWFDKPNFNKPNHHGFHRNVPYSSANTKLAIRQIPPELNNISKLNEHFSKFGTIVNLQVAYNNNPDGALIQFASPEEAKRAMQSTEAVLNNRFIRVHWHREDAVEQTYTTPHPSIQTAQESAVTTLKQSVKDRLGPLPTAHPEPSHDPGGAPQNTTKVSVKERLGFSKPAGFGGKVFSTSTGLTKTVYNPAALKAGQKGAPFGTTLIAEDALKRKQEALKLQQDVRKKKQEILEKHIQTQKLLISKLEKNKSMKAEDKAQIMLTLTTLTNSITKLQEEMKGLSSANALRTTLKSKAQAQKELLDTELDLYKKMQAGEDTAELKIKYTRLQLEAAKRGLLTPGRGRGAHGRGRGALRSRGRGIRGRGRGVPTHAVVDHRPRALEISGFTEADRVDLLPHFAQYGEIEDCQMEDSSLSAIITYKTRAEAEQAAVHGVRLNNQELRLAWHKPTASLNTTNPDEVEPEDEEFPEDFLVDDSLLQDDDEEEEDNESRSWRR; via the exons ATGATCATTGAAAACCTCGAAGCCTTGAAGACATGGCTCTCGAAGACTCTTGAACCCAT CAGATGTGATGCTGACCCTTCTGCTCTTGCAAAATATGTGGTTGCATTGGTGAAGAAAGATAAATCTGAGAAGGAGCTGAAAGCATTATGCATTGACCAGTTGGATGTATTCCTTCAGAAAG AGACGCAGACATTTGTGGACAAACTTTTTGAAGCTGTGAACGCAAAGAGTTACCTACCTCAACCGGAGCAGCCCACTTCCGCAAGAACTGAAACTCAGCAGCGCACAGAGAAAGATGAATCCAAGAGAGACGAG CAGCCCAGCCGAGATGAGGACCGAGAAAAGAAATTCTCCAGGAGAATAAACCACAGTCCTCCGTCTAGCTCCAGATACAGCCGAGACAGCAG GAGAGTAGATGACCGCAAGAAAGAGGACCGCTCCAGGAAGCGAGAGTATGACCGAAACCCTCCCAGAAGGGACTCGTACAGGGAACGTTATAACCGGCGGAGAGAACGCAGCCGCAGTTACAGTCGCAGTCGTAGTCGCAGCTGGAGTAAGGACCGCACTCGTGAGCGAGACAGAGACCGAGAGCGGGACCGCACCCGATCACGATCTCACTCACAGAGTCGCTGCAGGAGCAGAAGCAGAG AGCGGGATTCTGGAAAGCCAAAGTACGAGCACAGTCGTCCAGAACGTCAGGAGGCGGTGACCACCGATGGGTACACCGCTACGCCTCTCACACCCGGGAGCTCCTCTGCTCTGTTCCCTGTGCCCACCCTCAGTAGCACCATCACTGTCATCGCCCCCACCCACCATGGGAACAACACCACTGAGAGCTGGTCAGAATTCCCACAGGACCACACGCCCTTCGGCAGAGGCGGCCCTCCGAGGAAACGCTGTCGTAACTATGATG AGAAGGGCTTCTGTATGCGAGGAGACATGTGCCCTTTCGATCACGGAAGTGATCCAGTGGTGGTGGAGGACGTTAATCTTCCCAGCATGCTTCCTTTCCAGCCACCGCCTCTTCCTGGAGTGGACGGCCCACCTCCTCCGGGCCTGCCGCCCCCTCACTCACTCCTGACTCCACCAGTGAACCTCAGACCACCTGTGCCCCCACCGGGCACCATGCCACCCAGCCTGCCACCTGTAGCAG GTCCTCCGCCTCCTCTTCCTGCTCTTCAGCCCTCTGGTATGGACGCCCCACCCAACTCCATCACCAGCTCTGTGCCCACTATAGTGACGTCAGGTGTCCGGCCTCCGCTCAGCCAGCCTCCACCACCCCTGTTCACGTCAG attcATTTGAGCCAGaagtgtataatcctgaagcccCCAGCATGACCTCACGACCCATGTACAGACACAGAGTCAACGCTCAGCGGCCCAATCTGATTGGTCTGACCATGGGAGAAGTGGATCTGCCGCCTCGAG AGAAAATGTCAAACACTAACAGCGCTCGGATAGTTTTAGAGTCTGACTCCAGGAAGAGAGGAGCAGGACTGCACGACGGAGCTATTCCTGCAAAGAAACCCTGGTTTGACAA ACCAAACTTCAACAAACCCAACCACCACGGCTTTCACAGGAATGTGCCCTACTCTTCAGCAAACACCAAACTGGCCATCCGTCAGATTCCTCCTGAACTCAACAACATCAGCAAACTAAACGAGCACTTCAGCAAGTTTGGCACCATCGTCAACCTCCAG GTGGCATATAATAATAACCCAGATGGGGCGCTGATCCAGTTTGCCTCTCCTGAAGAAGCCAAACGGGCCATGCAGAGCACAGAGGCAGTGCTCAACAACCGCTTCATCAGAGTACACTGGCACAGAGAGGACGCGGTGGAGCAGACATACACCACGCCACATCCG agCATACAGACAGCCCAGGAGTCTGCGGTGACCACACTGAAACAGTCAGTGAAAGACCGGCTCGGACCCCTGCCCACAGCCCACCCTGAACCCTCACACGACCCCGGCGGTGCTCCACAG AATACAACCAAGGTTTCAGTGAAGGAGCGTCTGGGCTTCTCTAAACCAGCTGGCTTTGGAGGAAAG GTTTTTTCCACATCTACTGGCCTGACTAAGACTGTTTATAACCCAGCTGCACTGAAAGCTGGCCAGAAGGGAGCACCATTTGGGACAACTCTCATTGCAGAAGATGCCCTGAAAAggaaacag GAGGCGCTGAAGCTTCAGCAGGATGTTAGGAAAAAGAAGCAGGAGATTTTGGAGAAGCACATTCAGACTCAGAAG CTGCTGATATCTAAGCTGGAGAAGAACAAGTCCATGAAGGCGGAGGATAAAGCTCAGATCATGCTGACCCTCACCACCCTCACCAACAGCATCACCAAGCTACAGGAGGAGATGAAAGGACTGTCCAGTGCTAATGCCCTCAGGACCACACTCAAGAGCAAAGCTCAG GCTCAAAAGGAGCTCCTGGACACAGAGTTGGACCTTTATAAGAAAATGCAAGCAGGAGAGGACACTGCTGAGCTCAAGATCAAATACACTCGGCTGCAGTTAGAG GCTGCCAAAAGGGGGCTTCTGACCCCAGGACGTGGGAGGGGGGCCCACGGCAGGGGTCGGGGGGCCCTGAGGAGCCGAGGCCGAGGGATTCGAGGACGCGGGAGAGGAGTCCCAACTCACGCTGTGGTGGATCATCGACCCAGAGCTTTAGAGATCAGCGGTTTCACTGAGGCGGATCGAGTCGACCTGCTGCCACACTTCGCA CAATACGGGGAGATTGAAGATTGCCAGATGGAGGATTCTAGTCTTAGTGCCATCATTACATACAAAACCCGTGCAGAGGCTGAGCAG GCGGCCGTCCACGGCGTTCGGTTAAATAATCAGGAGCTGCGCTTGGCCTGGCACAAGCCCACGGCTTCCCTCAACACAACAAACCCGGATGAGGTTGAACCTGAGGATGAGGAG tTTCCAGAGGATTTCCTCGTGGATGATTCCCTGCTGCAGGACGATGATGAAGAGGAAGAAGATAATGAGTCCCGCTCATGGCGCAGATGA